The Topomyia yanbarensis strain Yona2022 chromosome 3, ASM3024719v1, whole genome shotgun sequence nucleotide sequence TGAAGATTTGGAAGCCACACTTCAGAAGTTTTGGGAGTTAGAAGCAATTTCCACTGGGCCTGCACACTcatccgaagaaaatcgctgtGAAGAGTTGTACTCCAGTACAGTCAAGCGTGATTCGACTGGAAGGTACGTCGTACGTCTTCCTCACAATGAAGATCCAGAAGTCTTCCTGGGAGCCTCCAGAGCCATCGCAGAACGCCGTTTTCACAGCCTGGAGCGCCGTTTGCAACGAGATCCTGCAATCAAGGAATCGTATCATCGCTTCATGGATGAGTACCTACAGCTCGGTCACATGAGAAGGCTTGACGAGCCTGTAGATGACGTGAAGGCTCACTGTTATCTCCCACATCATCCCGTGTTCAAGGAGTCGAGCACTACTACGAAAGTTAGGGTCGTTTTCGACGCGTCCTGCAAGACGGCGTCAGGGTATTCGCTGAACGACACGCTGTTGGTCGGACCCGTAGTTCAGCAAGATCTACTCTCCATCGTGATGAGATTTCGGACACATCACGTCGCTCTGGTTGCGGACATCGAGAAGATGTACCGGCAAGTATTCCTGCATCTTGAAGATCAGCCGTTTCAGCGAATTCTTTGGCGTACAGGCCCAGACGAACCCATCGCTACCTATGAACTGCAGACAGTAACGTACGGAACAGCAAGCGCTCCTTACCTAGCTACTCGTACCCTGCAGCAGATTGCACAGGATACCAGGCAGTCGTATCCAATCGCGAGTGGGCCAGTTATGGAAGACTTCTACGTCGACGATTTTCTTTCTGGAGCGCCGGACGTAGAATCCGCCATCAAGCTGCGTCGCGAGGCATCGGCAATGCTGGCTTCCGCTGGATTACCGCTCAAGAAATGGGCATCGAATTCTCCTGAAGTACTTGGGGATGTACCACCTGATGATGTGGCAATTCAGCCGTTCCACAATCTTCAGGATGACCAGGCCGTCTCCACGCTCGGCCTCATTTGGGAACCAAAGTTGGACATACTCCGGTTCAAGGTTCAGTTGCCGTTAGCCGCATCCGTACTGACGAAACGCAAGGTGATGTCGTACATCGCCCAAATCTTCGACCCTCTTGGACTCGTGGGTCCAACGATCACCAAGGCCAAACTCTTCATGCAGCGACTTTGGGCTCTGAAGCAGAATGGCGAAGCATGTGAATGGGACACGCCGCTCCCGTTTACACTCCAAGAAGAATGGAAACTGTTCCATAACACACTACACCTGTTGAGTGAAGTTCGCGTACCCCGCTTCATTTCGATGCCCGACGCCGCCAGCATCCAGCTTCACTTCTTCTGCGATGCGTCTGAGCGCGCATATGGGACATGCTGTTACGTCCGAACCGAAGCACACGGCACAGTTTCGGTCCAGTTGTTGGCGTCCAAGTCCAAGGTAGCTCCGCTTTCTACTCGCCAGACAATCGCCAGACTGGAACTCTGCGCCGCACATTTGTCGACCCAGCTGTACAAGAAGCTGAACGCGACGCTGAAGCTTCCAGCGACTGTTCATTTCTGGACAGATTCCACGACTGTCCTCCAATGGCTTCGCGGGAACCCGAGTCGTTGGAAGACTTTCGTCGCAAACCGAGTCTCGCAGATACAGCTTTCAACCGATCTCAACCGCTGGAAGCATATTCCTGGAGTCGACAATCCTGCTGACGACATATCCCGAGGATTGAGTCCAACCGACATCCTCAACTGTACAGGATGGTGGGCTGGGACACCGTGGCTATCAAGGTCTccggatttttggccaaatccAACGTTACCCGCAGCAGAAACTCCTGAAGTGTCCGCCGAAGGACGCAAGATACCACTAGTTTCCATGACCACGACACAACTGAGTTTCTGCACCGATTTATTCGCTCGCTACTCCAACTTCTCCAAGCTGCGCCGAGTGACCGCGTTCATTCAGCGCTATCTGCACGTGCTTCGTGAACGAGCCTCGCAACGTCGTTCGGAAAAGGAGAAGTACAAGCCACTCGTCATCCCGAGCATTAACCCGCACCCAGTCCATCCGCTTACCGCACAAGAACTCCAACACGCCGAACTTACGCTCTGTCATCTCGCGCAGGGTGAACTTTTCGTTGAGGAGATTTCCGATCTCGCTAGTGGCGAACGTGTCGCAAGATCTTCCACGCTGAAGTGGTTGAACCCGTTCGTCGATCCCGAAGGCACCGTACGTGTCGGTGGCCGGCTTCGCAATGCCGCGCTGACCGATGCGAAGAAACACCCGATCGTCCTCTCTGCCAAGCATCCGCTCGCTGTTCTGTTGGCTAGTTTTTATCATATGAAGCTACTGCACGCAGGCCCTCAACTCCTGCTAGCCACTCTCCGCCAGAAGTTTTGGATTCTGGGCGGCAGAAATCTTGTGAAATCCGTCTTTCATCGTTGCCACACTTGCTTCCGTAGCAAGCCCACACTAGTCCAGCAGAGTACAGCAGATCTTCCGGCATCGAGAGTATCTCCAACCCGGCCGTTTTCCGTCTGCGGAGTCGACTATTGCGGACCGTTCTATTTGAAGTCCGCTGTCCGCAACCGTGGCCCAACGAAGGTGTACGTGCCCATATTCGTCTGCTTCTCTACGAAGGCAGTTCACATCGAGCTAGTGAGCGACCTGTCTACTCCAGCGTTCCTAGCTGCACTCCGTCGTCTGGTCGCCCGCAGAGGAAAGGTGGTAGAGTTGCACTCTGACAACGCTACCGCTTTCAAAGGTGCATCGAATGCACTGAACCGCATCTACCGCATGCTGAAGGTCGATGTGTCTGATCGGAATCAGATCTTCGACTGGTGCTCCGACAACGAAATTCGCTGGAAGTTCATCCCACCTCGAGCACCACACTTTGGCGGTCTTTGGGAGGCTGCAGTGAAGTCAGCGAAGACACACCTGTTGAAGGCAATCGGCAACGTGAACGTTGCGTACGAGCAATGCTCACACTGCTGGCGCAGATAGAGATGTGCCTCAATTCTCGTCCGCTGGCTCCAATGCCGGACGATCTGTCCGATCTCGAGGTCCTTACGCCAGGACATTTTCTCGTCGGGAGCAATCTCCAAGCTGTTCCGGAAGCTGATCTGAAGGAGACTCCTGACAACCGCTTGGACCACTGGGAATTAACTCAGAAACGGTTCCAAACCATCTGGTCTCGCTGGTACCCGGAATACCTGCAACAGCTGCAGTCCCGTGCAACGAAGGGTTGCAACCCGCCTGTCTCCGTCGACGTTGGCAGAGTCGTCATCGTGAAGGAAGACAACATCCCGCCAACCAATTGGCCTCTCGGCCAAATCATCAAATGTCATCCCGGAGCCGATGGCATCGTTCGTGTGGTCACGCTACGAACCGCTGCAGCCAAGGAGGTTGTGCGTCCTGTGGCCAGAATCGCTCTACTACCGACACCACCAACTCAACGAGCCGACTGAAGTATGTCATCCAGGTAGAGCAACCCGGACGGGGAGAAATTGCTCGATGCGCACCTGCGTATTGCACAGGTAATTGCAATTCCAATCCCCCAACCCCAATCTTTCGATCTACCTGGTCTTTTTTTCTTCTCGGTCGATGGCGATGAACTCCAAGGGCAATTGCTGTCAGTCACTGGACTTGTACTGGACACTCACATGACCGCTCCAGCACAAAAC carries:
- the LOC131687501 gene encoding uncharacterized protein LOC131687501, with protein sequence MAVQTACSMVLLETVVLNVVDDHGREHKARALLDSASMSNFISGQLAKVLLSRRTKVDISVAGIGLSTQRVKNAITASIESRTQPFSTKLEFLILKQPSAELPTMPVDTLAWKFPQVGLADPQFHVPGKIDLVIGSEAFWKLHTGRKISLGNGLPWVVETPFGWAVSGSASNGSTCIPRICNLSITNEDLEATLQKFWELEAISTGPAHSSEENRCEELYSSTVKRDSTGRYVVRLPHNEDPEVFLGASRAIAERRFHSLERRLQRDPAIKESYHRFMDEYLQLGHMRRLDEPVDDVKAHCYLPHHPVFKESSTTTKVRVVFDASCKTASGYSLNDTLLVGPVVQQDLLSIVMRFRTHHVALVADIEKMYRQVFLHLEDQPFQRILWRTGPDEPIATYELQTVTYGTASAPYLATRTLQQIAQDTRQSYPIASGPVMEDFYVDDFLSGAPDVESAIKLRREASAMLASAGLPLKKWASNSPEVLGDVPPDDVAIQPFHNLQDDQAVSTLGLIWEPKLDILRFKVQLPLAASVLTKRKVMSYIAQIFDPLGLVGPTITKAKLFMQRLWALKQNGEACEWDTPLPFTLQEEWKLFHNTLHLLSEVRVPRFISMPDAASIQLHFFCDASERAYGTCCYVRTEAHGTVSVQLLASKSKVAPLSTRQTIARLELCAAHLSTQLYKKLNATLKLPATVHFWTDSTTVLQWLRGNPSRWKTFVANRVSQIQLSTDLNRWKHIPGVDNPADDISRGLSPTDILNCTGWWAGTPWLSRSPDFWPNPTLPAAETPEVSAEGRKIPLVSMTTTQLSFCTDLFARYSNFSKLRRVTAFIQRYLHVLRERASQRRSEKEKYKPLVIPSINPHPVHPLTAQELQHAELTLCHLAQGELFVEEISDLASGERVARSSTLKWLNPFVDPEGTVRVGGRLRNAALTDAKKHPIVLSAKHPLAVLLASFYHMKLLHAGPQLLLATLRQKFWILGGRNLVKSVFHRCHTCFRSKPTLVQQSTADLPASRVSPTRPFSVCGVDYCGPFYLKSAVRNRGPTKVYVPIFVCFSTKAVHIELVSDLSTPAFLAALRRLVARRGKVVELHSDNATAFKGASNALNRIYRMLKVDVSDRNQIFDWCSDNEIRWKFIPPRAPHFGGLWEAAVKSAKTHLLKAIGNVNVAYEQCSHCWRR